A window of Citrus sinensis cultivar Valencia sweet orange chromosome 7, DVS_A1.0, whole genome shotgun sequence contains these coding sequences:
- the LOC127903816 gene encoding uncharacterized protein LOC127903816 has protein sequence MSKDQEAIDQSIMLKAMQQQFEHMNLMFGEIRDKLERQDTAIANLQRGQQPIAPNVRGNQGRAVMGEEDGDDVDDFDDQATVDMRGRDNRRARRIDRDLGSIKLKIPSFQGKHDPEAYLEWEKKVELVFDCHNYSEEKKVKLAAVEFTDYAIIWWDQLVLSRRRNRERPINTWEEMKAIMRRRFVPSHYYRELHQRLQSLTQGSRSVEDYHKEMEIIMIRANIEEEREATMARFLHGLNQDIANVVDLQHYVELEDMVHMAMKVERQLKKKGSTRTNLGSSSSWKSKWSKDEKVVSKPQIEPIKDHKEGGNQSKGKSDSQHSRNRDIKCFKCLGTGHIASQCPNKRVMILRDNGDVETESESDDDPMPPLEDANDGVEYPVDGKLMVARRALNMQVKEDAEVQRDNIFHTRCHIKDKVCSMIIDGGSCTNVASTSLVEKLNLKTLKHPRPYKLQWLNDCGEVKVNKQVLVSFSIGRYKDEVLCDVVPMHAGHILLGRPWQYDRRVTHDGYLNRYSFVMNKRQITLVPLTPRQVYEDQMSIKKESDTKNENESTKEREIERKASEKIQKNIVERKERQQVNLFAKESEVKRAFFSKQPIVVLLCKEACLHTNELNFSLPSAIVTLLQDFDDVFPNEVPNGLPPIRGIEHQIDFVPGATIPNRPAYRSNPEETKELQRQVEELLAKGYVKESMSPCAVPVLLVPKKDGTWRMCVDCRAINKITVKYRHPIPRLDDMLDELHGSCVFSKIDLKSGYHQIRIREGDEWKTAFKTKYGLYEWLVMPFGLSNAPSTFMRLMNHVLRAFIGKFVVVYFDDILIYSKGLDEHIEHLQSVLTVLRKEKLYANLKKCSFCTNQIVFLGYVVSAKGIEVDEEKVKAIKEWPTPKSVSEVRSFHGLASFYRRFVKDFSTLAAPLTEIVKKHVGFKWGSEQEKAFNLIKEKLVSAPLLALPDFTKTFEIECDASGIGIGAVLMQEGRPIAYFSEKLGGAALNYPTYDKEMYALVRALETWQHYLLPKEFVIHTDHESLKHLKGQGKLHKRHAKWVEFIEPFPYVIKYKQGKENVVADALSRRFSKMAHFIPCHKTDDATSIANLFFKEIVRLHGVPRSIVSDRDAKFLSHFWKTLWGKLGTKLLFSTTCHPQTDGQTEVVNRTLSTLLRAIIQKNLKTWEECLPHVEFAYNRTVHSATKFSPFEIVYGFNPLTPLDLLPLPIDERASMDGKKKAEFVKQLHERTRQHIEKRTEQYATQANKGRKQVVFQPGDWVWVHMRKERFPAQRRSKLLPRGDGPFQVVARINDNAYKLDLPGEYNVSATFNVSDLSPFDVGEDSRTNPFEERGNDENHQGTIKTSSDPLHIHGGPITRARAKKMQAALNGLIEKIWIENAIQDARHHELGLKRRQGIVGIIQVIGQPNTQVVSNAERSNSE, from the coding sequence atgtcaaaagatcaagaagctATAGACCAATCAATCATGCTCAAAGCCAtgcaacaacaatttgagcacatgAATCTGATGTTTGGAGAGATCCGTGACAAATTGGAGAGGCAAGACACTGCCATAGCCAATCTACAAAGGGGgcaacaaccaatagctcCTAATGTAAGAGGTAATCAAGGGCGTGCTGTCATGGGAGAAGAAGATGGCGATGACgtagatgattttgatgaccaGGCCACTGTTGACATGCGTGGAAGAGATAATAGAAGGGCAAGACGTATAGATCGTGATTTGGGGAgtataaaactgaaaattccttcttttcaAGGTAAACATGATCCGGAAGCTTATTTAGAGTGGGAAAAAAAGGTGGAGCTAGTATTTGATTGCCACAACTACTCTGAggagaaaaaggtaaaactaGCTGCTGTTGAATTTACTGATTATGCTATTATTTGGTGGGATCAACTTGTTTTGAGTAGGAGACGAAATCGTGAAAGGCCTATAAACACTTGGGAGGAGATGAAGGCCATTATGAGGAGGAGATTTGTTCCTAGTCATTATTATAGGGAGCTGCACCAAAGGCTTCAAAGTCTTACACAAGGTTCTAGAAGTGTGGAAGATTACCACAAGGAGATGGAAATAATCATGATTCGAGCCAACATTGAAGAAGAACGAGAGGCCACTATGgcaagatttttacatgggTTAAATCAAGATATTGCTAATGTGGTTGACTTGCAGCACTATGTTGAGTTGGAAGACATGGTTCACATGGCCATGAAAGTGGAACgacaattgaaaaagaaaggttccactagaaccaatttgggttcatcttcctcatggaagtcaaaatggagcaaagatgaaaaggtTGTTTCAAAGCCTCAGATTGAGCCAATCAAGGATCATAAAGAGGGAGGCAACCAAAGTAAAGGTAAATCTGATTCCCAACACTCTAGAAATAGAgatattaagtgttttaaatgtttggggACAGGTCATATTGCATCTCAATGcccaaataaaagagtaatgatctTGAGGGATAATGGTGATGTTGAAACCGAGAGTGAATCAGATGATGATCCTATGCCACCTTTGGAGGATGCTAATGATGGTGTAGAATATCCTGTTGATGGTAAGTTGATGGTTGCTAGGCGTGCTCTCAACATGCAAGTTAAAGAGGATGCGGAGGTACAACGTGATAACATCTTTCATACTAGATGCCACATCAAAGATAAGGTATGTAGTATGATAATTGATGGAGGAAGTTGTACTAATGTAGCTAGCACtagtttagttgaaaaattaaatttgaaaactttgaaacatcCAAGGCCATATAAGCTACAATGGCTGAATGATTGTGgggaagttaaagtaaataaacaagtgctGGTTTCATTCTCTATTGGGAGATACAAGGATGAGGTTCTATGTGATGTAGTACCCATGCATGCTGGACACATTCTTTTGGGTCGACCTTGGCAATATGATAGGCGTGTGACACATGATGGATACttaaatagatattcttttgtaatgaataaAAGGCAAATCACTCTTGTACCATTAACACCTAGGCAAGTGTATGAGGATcaaatgtcaataaaaaaagagagtgatacaaaaaatgaaaatgagagtacaaaagaaagagagattgagagaaaagcaagtgaaaagatacaaaaaaatattgttgagagaaaagagaggcaGCAAGTGAACTTGTTTGCAAAAGAGAGTGAGGTTAAGAGggcttttttttcaaaacagcCTATCGTTGTACTTTTGTGCAAAGAGGCTTGTTTACACACTAATGAGCTTAACTTTTCTTTGCCTAGTGCTATTGTGACTCTTTTGCAGgactttgatgatgtgtttccAAATGAAGTCCCTAACGGTTTGCCACCTATTAGGGGAATTGAGCATCAAATAGACTTCGTCCCTGGAGCTACCATTCCTAATAGACCTGCATATAGAAGTAACCCCGAGGAGACAAAGGAGCTTCAAAGGCAAGTTGAAGAACTCTTGGCAAAAGGATATGTGAAGGAGAGCATGAGTCCATGTGCAGTACCAGTTTTACTAGTGCCCAAAAAGGATGGAacatggaggatgtgtgttgaCTGTcgtgcaattaataaaatcactgtAAAGTATCGACATCCTATTCCTAGACTTGATgacatgcttgatgaattgcatggttcttgtgtgtttagtaaaattgatcttaaaagTGGGTATCATCAAATTAGGATTAGAGAGGGAGATGAGTGGAAAACtgcctttaaaacaaaatatggtttatatgagtggttagtgatgccatttgggttATCTAATGCACCTAGCACTTTTATGAGGTTAATGAACCATGTTTTGCGTGCTTTTATTGGCAAATTCGTAGTTgtctattttgatgatattttgatctATAGCAAAGGCTTAGATGAACACATTGAACATTTGCAAAGTGTATTGACTGTTTTAAGGAAGGAAAAGTTgtatgctaatttgaagaagtgttccttttgtacaaatcagattgtttttcttggttatgttGTAAGTGCTAAAGGAATTGaggttgatgaagagaaggtAAAGGCTATTAAAGAGTGGCCTACACCTAAAAGTGTAAGTGAGGTAAGAAGTTTTCATGGTTTGGCTAGTTTTTATAGAAGATTTGTGAAAGATTTTAGCACCCTTGCTGCACCATTAACTGAAATTGTGAAGAAACATGTGGGATTTAAGTGGGGTAGTGAACAAGAAAAggcatttaatctaattaaggaGAAATTAGTTTCTGCACCATTACTTGCTTTACCTGATTTtactaaaacttttgaaattgagtgTGATGCTTCAGGTATAGGTATTGGAGctgttttgatgcaagaaGGGCGTCCAATTGCTTATTTTAGTGAGAAATTGGGTGGAGCAGCCCTAAACTATCCTACCTATGACAAGGAGATGTATGCATTGGTGAGAGCTTTGGAAACTTGGCAACATTATCTTCTACCTAAAGAGTTTGTTATACACACTGATCATGAGTCcttgaagcatttgaaagGGCAAGGTAAGTTACATAAGAGACATGCCAAATgggttgaatttattgagcCATTTCCTTATGTGATCAAATATAAACAAGGTAAGGAGAATGTGGTGGCTGATGCATTATCTAGAAGGTTTTCAAAGATGGCGCATTTCATTCCATGTCATAAAACTGATGATGCGACAAGCAtagctaatttgtttttcaaggaAATAGTCAGGTTGCATGGAGTACCAAGGAGCATAGTTTCAGATCGAGATGCTAAGTTCTTGAGCCACTTTTGGAAAACTTTGTGGGGTAAGTTGGGtactaaacttttgttttctactacTTGTCATCCACAAACTGATGGACAAACTGAGGTTGTAAATAGAACTCTGTCTACTTTGTTGCGTGCCATTAttcaaaagaacttgaaaacttgGGAAGAATGTTTGCCAcatgttgaatttgcttaTAATAGAACTGTCCATTCAGCTACTAAATTCTCACCATTTGAGATtgtatatggttttaatccattaactcctttggatttattacctttacctattgatgaaCGTGCTAGTATGGATGGTAAAAAGAAAGctgaatttgtcaagcaatTGCATGAGAGAACACGTCAACACATAGAAAAGCGAACTGAACAATATGCTACTCAAGCCAACAAAGGACGTAAGCAAGTGGTTTTTCAGCCTGGAGATTGGGTTTGGGTGCATATGAGAAAGGAGAGGTTCCCAGCACAAAGGCGTTCCAAGTTACTTCCAAGGGGAGATGGTCCATTTCAAGTGGTTGCACGGATCAATGACAATGCCTACAAATTGGATCTTCCTGGTGAGTATAATGTGAGTGCTACTTTCAATGTTTCTGATCTTTCTCCTTTCGATGTAGGTGAAGATTCGAGGACGAATCCTTTTGAAGAGAGGGGgaatgatgagaaccatcaagggaccattaaaacttcaagtgatcctttgcacattcatggaggcccaattacaagagcaagagccaaaaagatgcaagctgctttaaatggattaattgagaaaatatggattgaaaatgcaattcaagatgcaagacatcatgaattgggcttgaagagaagacaaggcattgtgggcattattcaagtcattgggcagccaaatacacaagttgtatcaaatgcagaaaggtcaaattcggaataa